In a genomic window of Blastopirellula marina:
- a CDS encoding DUF2255 family protein — protein MNTSWDQEELQKIATTDDLHIAPFREDGKTFGTLTWIWSVVVDSQLYVRAYHGQASRWYQAAVRQHFGKIRAAGLTKEVKFTPYTGSGSSSIDQAYREKYGESPYLASMISDRARAATIQILPRTET, from the coding sequence GTGAATACATCATGGGATCAAGAAGAACTTCAAAAGATCGCCACGACGGACGATCTTCACATCGCGCCGTTCCGGGAAGATGGCAAGACGTTCGGTACGCTTACTTGGATCTGGTCAGTTGTGGTCGACAGTCAGCTTTACGTTCGTGCTTATCATGGCCAAGCATCGCGATGGTATCAAGCTGCAGTTCGCCAGCATTTTGGCAAAATCCGCGCGGCTGGACTGACCAAAGAAGTCAAGTTCACGCCTTACACCGGTTCCGGTAGCAGTTCTATTGATCAAGCCTATCGTGAGAAGTACGGCGAGAGTCCTTATCTCGCTTCTATGATCAGCGATCGCGCCCGTGCCGCGACCATTCAGATTCTGCCACGCACAGAAACCTAA
- a CDS encoding tautomerase family protein — translation MPHVIVKLWPGKSEQQKQELSRRITDEVMNILHYGDESVSVAFEEIDASKWRDEVYRPDILARPEQLYKKPGYTM, via the coding sequence ATGCCACACGTGATCGTCAAACTCTGGCCGGGAAAGTCGGAACAGCAAAAGCAGGAACTGTCTCGACGCATTACAGACGAGGTGATGAACATTCTCCACTACGGAGATGAATCCGTTTCGGTAGCTTTCGAGGAAATCGACGCCTCAAAGTGGCGTGATGAAGTCTATCGGCCGGACATACTTGCTAGGCCAGAACAACTCTACAAGAAGCCAGGCTACACCATGTAA